A stretch of Bos mutus isolate GX-2022 chromosome 8, NWIPB_WYAK_1.1, whole genome shotgun sequence DNA encodes these proteins:
- the CHMP5 gene encoding charged multivesicular body protein 5, which yields MNRFFGKAKPKAPPPSLTDCIGTVDSRAESIDKKISRLDAELVKYKDQIKKMREGPAKNMVKQKALRVLKQKRMYEQQRDNLAQQSFNMEQANYTIQSLKDTKTTVDAMKLGVKEMKKAYKQVKIDQIEDLQDQLEDMMEDANEIQEALSRSYGTPELDEDDLEAELDALGDELLADEDSSYLDEAAAAPAIPEGVPTDTKNKDGVLVDEFGLPQIPAS from the exons ATGAACCGATTCTTCGGGAAAGCGAAACCCAAGGCTCCGCCGCCCAGCTTGACTGACTGCATTGGCACG GTGGACAGCAGAGCAGAATCCATTGACAAGAAGATTTCTCGGCTGGATGCTGAACTAGTGAAGTATAAGGATCAGATCAAGAAGATGAGGGAGGGACCTGCAAAG AATATGGTCAAGCAGAAAGCCTTGCGGGTTTTAAAGCAAAAGCGGAT GTACGAGCAACAGCGGGACAATCTCGCCCAACAGTCATTTAATATGGAGCAAGCCAACTACACCATCCAGTCCTTGAAGGACACCAAGACCACG GTTGATGCTATGAAATTGGGagtaaaggaaatgaagaaagcatACAAGCAAGTGAAAATTGACCAGATTGAG GATCTACAAGACCAGCTAGAGGATATGATGGAAGATGCAAATGAAATCCAAGAAGCACTGAGTCGTAGTTACGGCACCCCAGAATTAGATGAAGATGACCTCGAAGCAG AGTTGGATGCACTGGGCGATGAGCTTCTGGCCGATGAAGACAGTTCTTATTTGGATGAAGCAGCAGCTGCACCCGCAATTCCAGAAGGTGTTCCCACTGACACGAAGAACAAG GATGGAGTCCTGGTGGATGAATTTGGATTGCCACAGATCCCTGCTTCGTAG
- the BAG1 gene encoding BAG family molecular chaperone regulator 1, translating to MSRSEEVAPSEEVVPSEEVALSEEVAQSEEMAAAGLSVTVTHSNEKHDLQVTPQEGNSEPIVQDLAQVVEEATGVPLPFQKLIFKGKSLKEMEMPLSALGIQNGCRVMLIGKKNSPEEEAELKKLKDLEKSVEKIADQLEELNKDLAGIQQGFLAKDLQAEALCKLDRRVKATVEQFMKILEEIDTLILPENFKDSRMKRKGLVKRIQAFLAECDTVEQNICQETERLQSTNLALAD from the exons ATGTCCCGGAGCGAAGAGGTGGCTCCGAGCGAAGAGGTGGTCCCGAGCGAAGAGGTGGCCCTGAGCGAAGAGGTGGCCCAGAGCGAGGAAATGGCGGCAGCCGGGCTCAGCGTGACCGTCACCCACA GCAATGAAAAGCACGATCTTCAAGTTACCCCACAAGAAGGCAATAGTGAGCCAATTGTCCAAGACCTGGCCCAAGTTGTTGAAGAGGCTACAGGGGTTCCGCTGCCTTTTCAGAAACTCATATTTAAGG GAAAATCTCTGAAGGAAATGGAGATGCCATTGTCAGCacttggaatacaaaatggttGCCGGGTTATGTTAATTGGGAAAAAG AACAGTCCGGAGGAAGAAGCTGAACTAAAGAAGCTGAAAGATTTGGAGAAATCTGTGGAGAAGATAGCTGACCAGCTGGAAGAACTGAATAAAGACCTTGCTGGAATCCAGCAG GGTTTTCTGGCCAAGGATTTGCAAGCTGAAGCTCTCTGCAAACTCGATAGGAGAGTAAAAGCTACAGTTGAGCAGTTTATGAAGATCTTGGAGGAGATTGACACACTA ATTCTGCCAGAAAATTTCAAAGACAGTAGAATGAAAAGGAAGGGTTTGGTGAAAAGGATTCAG GCCTTCCTAGCCGAGTGTGACACAGTGGAACAGAACATCTGCCAGGAGACAGAGCGACTGCAGTCCACAAACTTGGCCCTCGCTGACTGA
- the SPINK4 gene encoding serine protease inhibitor Kazal-type 4, producing the protein MAARLWIVALALAVLFLVDREVSVSAEKLVFWRMPICEHMAESPACPQTYDPVCGTDGVTYESECKLCLARIKNRQDIQILKDGKC; encoded by the exons ATGGCTGCCCGCCTGTGGATAGTTGCCCTGGCCTTGGCTGTTCTCTTCCTTGTGGACAGGG AGGTGTCCGTGTCGGCAGAAAAGTTGGTTTTCTGGAGAATG CCCATCTGTGAACACATGGCAGAGTCTCCAGCCTGCCCCCAGACATACGACCCTGTCTGTGGCACTGACGGGGTCACGTATGAGAGTGAATGCAAGCTCTGCTTGGCTCGGAT AAAAAACAGACAGGACATCCAGATCCTGAAGGATGGGAAATGCTGA